A genomic region of Gossypium hirsutum isolate 1008001.06 chromosome D01, Gossypium_hirsutum_v2.1, whole genome shotgun sequence contains the following coding sequences:
- the LOC107952671 gene encoding beta-glucuronosyltransferase GlcAT14B isoform X1 produces MMLMIMEKKWIFPFVITSIVCIFFLVSSLNMGLVSSVHNINSIFSIFPMGQRKPGYVESKIESGSPLPPSGPPIPRFAYLISGSKGDLEKLWRVLHALYHPRNQYVVHLDLESPAEERLTLASRTKNNTMFSKMGNVYMITKANMVTYRGPTMVANTLHACAILLKRNKDWDWFINLSASDYPLVTQDDLLYAFSALNRDLNFIEHTSELGWKLDKRAMPLIIDPGLYLSTKTEVVWASQKRKLPTAFKLFTGSAWTVLSRPFIEFIIMGWDNLPRTLLMYYTNFISSPEGYFQTVVCNVPKFAKTVVNHDMHFIKWDNPPKQHPHILSLNELGKMIMSNAAFARKFNQDDPVLDKIDADLLGRVNVSFTPGAWCSGKLKCSEVGDINKIKPGPGARRLRYLLDRLAMKAYLGQDQCR; encoded by the exons ATGATGTTAATGATCATGGAGAAGAAATGGATATTTCCTTTTGTGATTACTTCCATTGTATGCATCTTTTTCCTCGTTTCCTCCCTCAACATGGGGCTTGTTTCTTCAGTTCATAATATCAATTCAATCTTCTCCATTTTCCCAATGGGTCAAAGAAAGCCAGGCTATGTTGAATCCAAGATCGAGTCCGGTTCCCCGCTGCCACCGTCCGGTCCGCCGATACCCCGATTCGCTTATTTGATATCGGGATCAAAGGGTGATCTTGAAAAGCTTTGGAGAGTTCTCCATGCATTGTATCATCCAAGGAATCAATATGTGGTTCATTTGGACCTTGAGTCCCCTGCGGAAGAAAGATTGACATTGGCTTCAAGGACTAAAAACAATACAATGTTCTCCAAAATGGGGAATGTTTATATGATCACCAAGGCTAACATGGTTACTTATAGAGGTCCAACAATGGTGGCTAATACCCTCCATGCTTGTGCCATTCTTCTCAAGAGAAATAAAGATTGGGATTGGTTTATCAATCTCAGTGCATCGGATTATCCTCTTGTGACTCAAGATG ATCTTCTTTACGCATTTTCAGCGTTAAACCGGGACCTTAATTTCATCGAACACACAAGCGAGCTTGGTTGGAAACT ggACAAAAGAGCAATGCCTTTGATTATAGATCCGGGACTCTATCTGTCAACCAAGACTGAAGTAGTTTGGGCTTCACAGAAAAGAAAATTACCTACTGCATTTAAATTATTTACTG GTTCAGCATGGACAGTTTTGTCTCGTCCATTTATCGAGTTCATTATTATGGGATGGGACAATCTACCCAGAACTCTTCTCATGTACTACACAAACTTCATCTCCTCCCCTGAAGGTTACTTTCAGACGGTTGTATGCAATGTTCCGAAATTTGCCAAGACTGTTGTCAATCATGATATGCATTTTATTAAATGGGACAATCCTCCGAAACAGCATCCTCATATCCTTTCACTTAATGAACTGGGCAAGATGATTATGAGCAACGCTGCATTCGCTCGCAAGTTCAACCAAGATGATCCTGTGTTGGATAAGATCGATGCCGATTTGCTTGGCCGTGTTAACGTGAGCTTCACACCAGGTGCTTGGTGCTCTGGTAAACTGAAATGTTCAGAGGTTGGGGACATTAACAAGATCAAGCCAGGGCCGGGAGCTCGAAGGCTTCGTTATCTCTTAGATAGGTTAGCTATGAAAGCTTATCTTGGCCAAGATCAATGTAGATAA
- the LOC107952671 gene encoding beta-glucuronosyltransferase GlcAT14B isoform X2 produces MMLMIMEKKWIFPFVITSIVCIFFLVSSLNMGLVSSVHNINSIFSIFPMGQRKPGYVESKIESGSPLPPSGPPIPRFAYLISGSKGDLEKLWRVLHALYHPRNQYVVHLDLESPAEERLTLASRTKNNTMFSKMGNVYMITKANMVTYRGPTMVANTLHACAILLKRNKDWDWFINLSASDYPLVTQDALNRDLNFIEHTSELGWKLDKRAMPLIIDPGLYLSTKTEVVWASQKRKLPTAFKLFTGSAWTVLSRPFIEFIIMGWDNLPRTLLMYYTNFISSPEGYFQTVVCNVPKFAKTVVNHDMHFIKWDNPPKQHPHILSLNELGKMIMSNAAFARKFNQDDPVLDKIDADLLGRVNVSFTPGAWCSGKLKCSEVGDINKIKPGPGARRLRYLLDRLAMKAYLGQDQCR; encoded by the exons ATGATGTTAATGATCATGGAGAAGAAATGGATATTTCCTTTTGTGATTACTTCCATTGTATGCATCTTTTTCCTCGTTTCCTCCCTCAACATGGGGCTTGTTTCTTCAGTTCATAATATCAATTCAATCTTCTCCATTTTCCCAATGGGTCAAAGAAAGCCAGGCTATGTTGAATCCAAGATCGAGTCCGGTTCCCCGCTGCCACCGTCCGGTCCGCCGATACCCCGATTCGCTTATTTGATATCGGGATCAAAGGGTGATCTTGAAAAGCTTTGGAGAGTTCTCCATGCATTGTATCATCCAAGGAATCAATATGTGGTTCATTTGGACCTTGAGTCCCCTGCGGAAGAAAGATTGACATTGGCTTCAAGGACTAAAAACAATACAATGTTCTCCAAAATGGGGAATGTTTATATGATCACCAAGGCTAACATGGTTACTTATAGAGGTCCAACAATGGTGGCTAATACCCTCCATGCTTGTGCCATTCTTCTCAAGAGAAATAAAGATTGGGATTGGTTTATCAATCTCAGTGCATCGGATTATCCTCTTGTGACTCAAGATG CGTTAAACCGGGACCTTAATTTCATCGAACACACAAGCGAGCTTGGTTGGAAACT ggACAAAAGAGCAATGCCTTTGATTATAGATCCGGGACTCTATCTGTCAACCAAGACTGAAGTAGTTTGGGCTTCACAGAAAAGAAAATTACCTACTGCATTTAAATTATTTACTG GTTCAGCATGGACAGTTTTGTCTCGTCCATTTATCGAGTTCATTATTATGGGATGGGACAATCTACCCAGAACTCTTCTCATGTACTACACAAACTTCATCTCCTCCCCTGAAGGTTACTTTCAGACGGTTGTATGCAATGTTCCGAAATTTGCCAAGACTGTTGTCAATCATGATATGCATTTTATTAAATGGGACAATCCTCCGAAACAGCATCCTCATATCCTTTCACTTAATGAACTGGGCAAGATGATTATGAGCAACGCTGCATTCGCTCGCAAGTTCAACCAAGATGATCCTGTGTTGGATAAGATCGATGCCGATTTGCTTGGCCGTGTTAACGTGAGCTTCACACCAGGTGCTTGGTGCTCTGGTAAACTGAAATGTTCAGAGGTTGGGGACATTAACAAGATCAAGCCAGGGCCGGGAGCTCGAAGGCTTCGTTATCTCTTAGATAGGTTAGCTATGAAAGCTTATCTTGGCCAAGATCAATGTAGATAA